The following nucleotide sequence is from Pueribacillus theae.
ACCGATTTTTTCTGTAATAAAGCCCGGTTTGTTTACAACGTTCCAAGATGAGGGAAGAAAAAGCTATCAAGCGCTTGGCATCCCTGTGTCGGGGGCCATGGATTCGTTTGCCCACAAAGCGGCGAATATTCTTGTCGGCAATCGGAGGAATGCCGCTGTTTTAGAAGTGACGATATCAGGCCCCGAGCTTCAAGTTGAAAACGATGCTGTCATTTCGATTTGCGGCGCCAACCTATCCCCCAAGATTAATGGATTAAAGGCGCCGCTATGGACAAGCTTCCCAGTAAAGCGAGGAGACATTCTGTCATTCGGAAAAAATGTGTCCGGTGCAAGAAGTTATATTAGCGTAGCGGGAGAATTTGAAATTCCCTGTATGCTTGGAAGCCAGTCGACCGATACAAAATCAAAATTTGGCCGTCCATTAAAAAAAGGTGATGCCATCTATCGTGTGGCTTTACAATCCAGTTTTAAAAACAGACAAAGAATCCGGCCAAATGATCTTCTTCATTATAGAGACAAGGTACAGCTTAGGGTCCTTCTTGGCCCACATCTTGACTGTTTTTCGAATGATACAATTTCAACGTTTTTAAAAAATGAATTTATCGTTTCGCCGCATTCAGATCGGATGGGTTATCGGCTTGAAGGCATGGAAGTACCTCATGCGAAGGAACCCGGCATATTGTCTGAAGCTGTTTCATTCGGAAGCATTCAAGTGCCTGAATCAGGAAAGCCAATCATTTTAATGGCCGATCGGCAAACAACAGGCGGCTACCCCATTTTAGCGACCGTTATTTCAGTTGATTTGCCGCTATTAGCACAAGCAGTTCCAGGTACAATCATTCATTTTAAAGAAACGACAGTCGAAGAAGCGCAAGCAGCCTATCGAAAAAGAGAAACCTGGTTTCGCATATTAGAAAAATTGAAATAAAAGGCGAGGGTTATACATGTCTGTACGCTTTATCATCGGAAGATCCGGTTACGGAAAAACACATCAATGCTTGCAAGAAATCCGAAATAAATTAGAGGAAGAGCCGCAAGGAACACCACTTATCTATGTAGTGCCTGATCAAATGACATTCCAATCGGAACGGGCGCTTGCGACATCCGCCGGGCTTTCTGGCATGATTCGCGCGCAAGTGTTTAGCTTTTCAAGGCTTGCATGGAAGGTCCTGCAAGAAACAGGCGGGCTCGCTCGCACCCACTTAACATCAGTCGGAATAAATATGATGCTTCGGAAAATCATTGAAAAAAACCGCCCACGGCTTCATGTTTTTCGAAATGCTGCTGATAAAGCAGGTTTTATTGACAAGACAGCTGAGATGCTCATTGAATTTAAACGTTATTGCATTGAGCCTGGAAGTTTTTTCATTGAAGAGGCAGGTAAAAATAAATCATTTTATGATAAACTTCATGACCTTGAAGTCATCTATCATCAATTTGAGAAAGAATTGAAGGGCAAGTACATTGACGCGGAAGACAACTTATCATTGCTTGCTGAGAAGATTCCTTACTCATCTTATATAAGAAATGCGGAAATTTGGGTTGATGGCTTCCATAGCTTTACTCCGAATGAATATGTTGTTTTAGAGGCGCTTATAAAGCACGTTCAAAGAATATCTTTCACATTCACAATGGATGGACGTTATGAAGACGCTCCGGATGAGCTCAATCTTTTTCACGAAAATATTAGAAACTATCATACGTTAAGACAAATTTCCAGCGAATCGGGTGCAGACATTGAGCAGCCTATCATATTACAGAAGCCTTACCGATTTCACGCTTCTTCACTTGCTTTCTTAGAAAAGGAATATGACAGACGCCCTGCTAAAACGACTGAGGAAAACGATGGGTTAAGCTTGGCGGCTGCGGTAAACCGCAGAGCAGAAGTGGAAGCCATCGCAAGGGAAATTCTCTCACTCGTGAGGGACAACAATTATAGGTACCGGGATATAAGCATCATGGCCCGTAATTTATCAAGCTATGAAGATTTAATTAAGACCATTTTTGCCGACTATCATCTTCCTTATTTTCTTGATGAAAAACGCCCAATGCTTAATCATCCGCTTATCGAATTTATTCGTTCAGTATTTGACATTTTGACTGGAAATTGGCGATACGAAGCGATTTTTCGCGCGGCGAAAACTGATTTTTTTACTCCTTTACATGAGTATGACCAGCTTGAACATGTGAGAAATGAGTTTGATAAACTCGAAAACTTATCATTGAAACTCGGTTTGCAAGGAAACCGCTGGAAAAATGAAAAACTATGGCATGTTCTGCTGGAAAAAGAAAATGAAAAGGATAAAGAAAAAATTGAACGGTTGCTTGAACTTCGCCATTACATTTCTGATCCGCTTAATCGGTTAGAGGAGGATTTGAGAAAAGCAAAAACCGGCAGAGACACGGCTGAAGCGCTTTACGAATTTTTAATTCGCCTTGAAGCCCCGGAAAAAATAAACTTTTGGCTGAAAAAGGCGGAAGCGGAAGGTAATTTAACTACCGCACGTGAACACGATCAAGCATGGAAAGCAATGATTTCGTTTTTGGATGAATTTGTAGAAATTATCGGCAATGATGACATGAATATTGACTTGTTCGCGAAAATCATTGAATCCGGCCTTGAAAGCATGAAGTTTTCTCTCGTTCCTCCGGCGCTTGACCAAGTTTTAATCGGAAGTTTAGATCGCTCCCGCTATACGGATGTAAAATGTGTCTTTTTAATCGGTGCGAATGAAGGGGTTTTGCCAGCCAAACCGGTTGAAGACGGATTGTTAACGGAGCAGGAAAGGGAAACATTGGCACAGGCAGGAATTTTATTGGCGCCTGGAAGCACAAGGCGTTTACTGGATGAGCAGTTTTATATTTATTTAGCATTGTCGACAGCTGAGGACAAGCTTTGGGTGACGTATCCTCTAGCAGATGAAGAAGGTGGATCCCTTTTCCCGTCTCCGATTATTGGCAGATTGAAAGAGCTGTTTCCAACGATGGAAGAGAAGCTATGGCTTGCTGAACCAGGCAACGATGAAGGTGAACTGCATTTTATTACGAACCCGCAGAAAACGTTGTCTTTTTTATCTGGTAAATTAAGAAATTGGCAGCGGGGCTATCCGACTTCACCACTATGGTGGCATGCTTACAATTGGTATGTTGAACACGACTATGCAAAAGAAACGCAATTGCTGATTCGCAGCTTATTTTATAAAAACGAAGCAGGTCCGCTTTCACAGGAGACAAGCTCAGAGCTATACGGAGATGTGATCCAAGTGAGCGTGTCGCGAATGGAAACCTTTCAGTCATGTCCGTTCCAACAATTCGCATCATATGGTCTGCGATTAAAGGAAAGGCCCCTCTTTAAGCTTGATGCACCGGACATTGGGCAGCTTTTCCATGATTCCCTTAATTTGATTGCCGAAGAGCTAAGGCAGCGCGAAATGGAATGGGCTAGCTTAAATGAGAGGCAATGCTTTGAAATCGCATCGCGCATTGTTGATTTTCTTGCGCCGACATTACAGAGTGAAATTCTATTAAGCTCCAATCGCCACAACTATTTAACAAGAAAATTAAAACAAGTTGTCGGCAGGGCTGCGAATGTGTTAGCAAAGCAAGCGCGGCGAAGCGGTTTTTCCCCGATTGGGCTTGAATTAGCATTTGGAAAAGGTGCACCCCTTCCGCCTGTCATCTATGAACTTGACAATGGTGTAAAAATTGAAGTTGTCGGCCGAATTGACCGCGTTGATCGCGCGATTGGCGAGCAGGGCATGCTTCTAAGGGTAATTGACTATAAATCAAGCACAAGGGATTTAAGCTTGGCTGAAGTGTATTTCGGCATATCGATGCAAATGCTGACATACTTGGATGTCGTCATTGCCCATGCTCCAAAATGGCTTGGAAAAGAAGCCATCCCAGCAGGTGTATTATATTTCCATGTTCATAATCCAATGCTTGATCTTCCACGAGGTTCCTTGCAGACAGATGTTGAGGATGAGCTGTTCAAAAAATTTAAAATGAAAGGCTTAGTGTTAAACGATATGGAAGCCATTTCTTTAATGGATGAACAAGCTCTTGAAAAAGACTCAGATATTATTCCCGTCGCGTTTAAAAAAGACGGTTCGTTAAAGAAATATTCCAAAGCCGTATCTCATAATCAATTTAATCTCATCCGTTCTCATGTGAGAGATTTGACAAAAACAATCGGAACGAGACTGACAAAAGGGATTGTTGATATTTCACCGTACCGGTTAAAGGATAAAACGCCGTGTGACTTTTGTGATTATCGGCCTCTTTGCCAATTTGATCAATCGATCGTGGACAATAGTTACCGGATTATAAAAGCAGAAAAAGACGATGTCATTTTACAGAAAATGATGGAAGAAAGGGATGCAAACGAATGACCAGCCTTCCGCAAAAACCTAAAGATGCGCATTGGACGGACGAGCAATGGGCAGCCATTGCTACACGCAACCAAAATACTCTTGTTGCAGCAGCTGCTGGTTCCGGTAAAACAGCCGTGCTTGTTGAAAGAATTATTCATCAACTAATGAATGTTGAAGACCCTATAGATGTTGATCGGCTGCTCGTTGTCACATTTACAAATGCGGCGGCTGCTGAAATGCGCCAGCGGGTTGGCGAGGCGCTGGAAGCCGCACTTTCGTTGCAGCCTGGAAATCTTCACC
It contains:
- a CDS encoding 5-oxoprolinase subunit C family protein — its product is MGIPIFSVIKPGLFTTFQDEGRKSYQALGIPVSGAMDSFAHKAANILVGNRRNAAVLEVTISGPELQVENDAVISICGANLSPKINGLKAPLWTSFPVKRGDILSFGKNVSGARSYISVAGEFEIPCMLGSQSTDTKSKFGRPLKKGDAIYRVALQSSFKNRQRIRPNDLLHYRDKVQLRVLLGPHLDCFSNDTISTFLKNEFIVSPHSDRMGYRLEGMEVPHAKEPGILSEAVSFGSIQVPESGKPIILMADRQTTGGYPILATVISVDLPLLAQAVPGTIIHFKETTVEEAQAAYRKRETWFRILEKLK
- the addB gene encoding helicase-exonuclease AddAB subunit AddB, translating into MSVRFIIGRSGYGKTHQCLQEIRNKLEEEPQGTPLIYVVPDQMTFQSERALATSAGLSGMIRAQVFSFSRLAWKVLQETGGLARTHLTSVGINMMLRKIIEKNRPRLHVFRNAADKAGFIDKTAEMLIEFKRYCIEPGSFFIEEAGKNKSFYDKLHDLEVIYHQFEKELKGKYIDAEDNLSLLAEKIPYSSYIRNAEIWVDGFHSFTPNEYVVLEALIKHVQRISFTFTMDGRYEDAPDELNLFHENIRNYHTLRQISSESGADIEQPIILQKPYRFHASSLAFLEKEYDRRPAKTTEENDGLSLAAAVNRRAEVEAIAREILSLVRDNNYRYRDISIMARNLSSYEDLIKTIFADYHLPYFLDEKRPMLNHPLIEFIRSVFDILTGNWRYEAIFRAAKTDFFTPLHEYDQLEHVRNEFDKLENLSLKLGLQGNRWKNEKLWHVLLEKENEKDKEKIERLLELRHYISDPLNRLEEDLRKAKTGRDTAEALYEFLIRLEAPEKINFWLKKAEAEGNLTTAREHDQAWKAMISFLDEFVEIIGNDDMNIDLFAKIIESGLESMKFSLVPPALDQVLIGSLDRSRYTDVKCVFLIGANEGVLPAKPVEDGLLTEQERETLAQAGILLAPGSTRRLLDEQFYIYLALSTAEDKLWVTYPLADEEGGSLFPSPIIGRLKELFPTMEEKLWLAEPGNDEGELHFITNPQKTLSFLSGKLRNWQRGYPTSPLWWHAYNWYVEHDYAKETQLLIRSLFYKNEAGPLSQETSSELYGDVIQVSVSRMETFQSCPFQQFASYGLRLKERPLFKLDAPDIGQLFHDSLNLIAEELRQREMEWASLNERQCFEIASRIVDFLAPTLQSEILLSSNRHNYLTRKLKQVVGRAANVLAKQARRSGFSPIGLELAFGKGAPLPPVIYELDNGVKIEVVGRIDRVDRAIGEQGMLLRVIDYKSSTRDLSLAEVYFGISMQMLTYLDVVIAHAPKWLGKEAIPAGVLYFHVHNPMLDLPRGSLQTDVEDELFKKFKMKGLVLNDMEAISLMDEQALEKDSDIIPVAFKKDGSLKKYSKAVSHNQFNLIRSHVRDLTKTIGTRLTKGIVDISPYRLKDKTPCDFCDYRPLCQFDQSIVDNSYRIIKAEKDDVILQKMMEERDANE